The genomic interval CAGTAGATTTACAAGATCTTTTTAGTGAGTTTACTGTAAATGATGTATTTTATCAAAGCGGCGGTACAGATTTAATTGCAGCCAAATCGGCTAAAACTCCATCTTCAGGTGGTTCGTCTAACGGGGAAGATACAGCAGGCGGCGCGAATGCTACTTTGCTGAAAAATTTAATTGGTAGTACAAGCAGCGATAAACTGAATAATACAACCTTAAAAGCGTATTACATTGGTATACTTGGTAAACTTGGGGTGGATGCATCCGCAGTCGACCGGAAAATGATGACACAAGAAACTGTCATGACGCAAATTGAAAATTTAAGGCAAGAAACTATGGGCGTAAACACCAATGAAGAATTAACCAATATGATTAAATTCCAACAGGGATACAGTGCAGCCTCAAGATGTTTGACGACAATGGATGAAATGTTAGATAAATTAATTAATAGTACTGGAACAGTAGGAAGGTAAGGTGAAGTAATCAATGCGTGTTAGTAGTGGAATGATGACGAATAATTATCTGAGACAACTGAATAATCAATACAAACAGCAGTCCGATTTAATGGAGCAATCGGATGGTAGCAGAATTCATCGTCCGTCAGATGACCCTGTGGCTTTTGTAAAAACAATGACGTATAAAAGTAGTTTGGATCAAAATGAACAAAATCAAGATAGTGCAAATACTGCATTATCCTGGATGAAAACGACGGATAATACAATGGTGGCAATGACCGATATTCTAAAAAGCATTGTAGAAAAAACAACTGCTGCTGCGAATGGTACGAATACTGAAAAAGATACGGCTGCAACTGGTGAAGAAATTGAAAAACTAATTGAAGAGCTAGTCTCGCAAGCGAATACGCAGTTAGGTGATCAATATATTTTTTCTGGACAAGCGGATAAAACGAAACCATATACTACGGAAACTATTGAAAATAAAGCAGATATTAAGACATTAGATGATGCACAGACAGCGGCTTTTGGAACGAAAGAAATGCTGGTTATGACGGATAGTGACAGCAATACATATTATTTAGATACAGCCAGTGGAAATTTATATAGTAAGGATTATGTAGATAAAGGATATAAAAAGACTCTAACAGATAATTCTACAGCTACAAAGGCAGATCAGAAAGCAGCAGTGCAAGGAAATAAAGTTGGTACATTAGACGGTTTTAATGCTGCGACTTTATTCACAAATGAAACAAATGGCGGCGTGGGGGCTACTTTCAATGTAAAAGGACAGCTTAATACTGCGAATTCTTTTACATCAACAATGAATGGAACATCGACAGCGCTTACTTTTTCAACAAGTGATAAAACAGTAGCGGTTTATGCCGGTGATAATGTCAAAATATCTGTACCAATTCAGAGTGGTGTGGCGAATACACCACGAAATGATAGTGTGAATTCTACTGGCGTCGATGTCTTCGGAACGGATCTGTTTAATGGCAATGGAACGGAATTGATTAATAATTTATATGAAATTGCTAGAAAGATGAAAAATGGAGATACTGATTGGCTATCATCGGATGGGATTACACTTGCAAATGATGCGCATAACCAAGTCCTTAATGCAGAAACTGAAGTAGCAGCGCGTTATAGCTCTTATGATTTATCCAAAACAACGATGGAAAATCAAAATACGCAGATTCAAACCGATATTACCAATACAAGTGCTACGGATGTTGCAAAATTGATCGTACAGCTAAAAACAACACAAACCTTGTACAATATGTCGTTGCAGGTTGGTAGTAATATATTACCATTGTCATTAGCAGATTATTTAAGATAAAAAGGGCTGATTCCAAATGAAGGTACTTAATATAAGATCGCAGCAGCCGCAAATAGGGATGCAAACAACCAAGGGAAAGCTTGAGATGGATGCGCCGCAAGCAGAACTTGATATAAAAAATGCAAAAGTGGATATTAAACTGAACACTACTTCAGATAAGTTAGAAATCGATCAATATCCCTCTCGAGCGTCTTATGGGGTAATCTCGATTGCGGATAGCAGTTTACAAGAAAGCAGGAAAGCGCAGCAAAAGGCGCAAGAAGGAATTGCTAAAATTGTGCAAGAAGGTAATCAATTCTTTAGCAAAAGTGCTAGCAAAGTTATAGCAAGACGTGAAAAATCAAAGCTTTTTGCTAGGCAAGTCGAAATGAAAGTGCAATTATGTCAGGTAGCTGCGCCTAGCATAAAATATACGCCGGGTACTATTGAAATTAAGCCTGAACTCACTCCAGTAAAACTAAAAGTAGACAAAAAAGAAATAGATTTCAACTATACACCCGCAAAGGTCAATATCTATTTAAAGCAAAAAGGAGAAGTACGTATGTGGGTAAGTGAAAAATATGATATATATGCCTGAAAGGTGGTTAGAGTGTGCAAGTTAATACAAGAAAGTTTGGTGTGCTTGAAATTGATGAAAAGGATATTGTCACATTCGAGCATGGATTGCCTGGTTTTTTAGATGCGCATAAATTTATTATGCTTCCATATGAAAAAGACAGCCCGTTTCTATATTTACAATCGGTAGAAGAAGATTACTTAGCTTTTCTTATGACAAGTCCGTTTCTATTTTTCGATGATTATGAGTTTGTTATGGATGAAGTCAATATGAATGAGTTAGGTGTAAAATCTGAAGAAGATATTGCTGTTTACACTATGATTACAGCTTCTAACAATGAGGCGGATAAAATTACAGCAAATTTGGTTGCTCCTATCGTCGTGAATATTCATACAAGGCAAGCAAAACAGATCGTATTGGAAAAAAGCCGATATCAAACAAAACACAGGATTGTTCCTGCAGACGTTTCCGATAAAGGAGGCGAGTCTTGATATGTTAGCTCTTACACGAAAACCTGGGCAAGATATTATGATCGGCGATAATATTGTGATCCATATCGTTGATGTGCAAGGAGATAATGTACGGATTGGCATAGAGGCACCGAAAGAAATAAAAATTTTTCGCGGTGAACTTTATCAGGCGATTGTAGCTGAGAATAAATCGGCATTGGGTGCAGTATCGGTGCAAAATTTAGACTTAACGAAAGTCTTGCCTAAGAATGATAAAAAATAGTAAGTCACATATTACTTATGTGAAGTAATATGTGAAAGCTCTATTATAATTATGGATATATTTTTTCATTATCATAAAGGAATGAGATTAAGATTCTATGGAGGGATTTAGTCATGATTGATACGATGAGTCGATTGAATAGTGCCGGGGACTTCGGTGCGAATTATAACTTTGATCAGTCACAAAATATCAAAACGGCTGGTGCAATAGCAGAAAATGAAAATCATAATTCAGTAACTTCACAATTTGCAAATTCGATTAGTCGAAATTTGCAGTCGGTAGAATTAGATGCAGAAAATGAAGAAAATAAAAACAAAAAAATCACAAAAGAAGAAGTTTCCCAGATTACTGAACAATTGAATGAATTAGCAGATAAAATGAATGTGAATATTAAGTTTAAATATTACGAGAAATTGGATCGGTTGACCACGCAAATTATAGAAAAAAAGACGAATAAGGTTTTAAAAGAATTTCCACCGCAAGAAATGATCAAAGTTTTGACCAAGATTCACGATTGGATTGGAATTATGCTAGATAAAAAAATATAGGGGTGAGAAAAATGTCACAAGTTAAAGGAATAACCATTAGTAACTCAGGACTTGATATCGATACTTTAGTTAAAAATTCTGTTGCAACCTATCAAAATAAATACGACGCAGCTTATAAGAAAAAGATTACCGCAGAATGGACCAAAACGGCTTATGCAGATATTTATAGCGCGGTATCTACATTTCGCGATGGAACAGCATATGATTTTCGCTGGTTAGCCGCAACT from Massilibacillus massiliensis carries:
- the flgL gene encoding flagellar hook-associated protein FlgL, translating into MRVSSGMMTNNYLRQLNNQYKQQSDLMEQSDGSRIHRPSDDPVAFVKTMTYKSSLDQNEQNQDSANTALSWMKTTDNTMVAMTDILKSIVEKTTAAANGTNTEKDTAATGEEIEKLIEELVSQANTQLGDQYIFSGQADKTKPYTTETIENKADIKTLDDAQTAAFGTKEMLVMTDSDSNTYYLDTASGNLYSKDYVDKGYKKTLTDNSTATKADQKAAVQGNKVGTLDGFNAATLFTNETNGGVGATFNVKGQLNTANSFTSTMNGTSTALTFSTSDKTVAVYAGDNVKISVPIQSGVANTPRNDSVNSTGVDVFGTDLFNGNGTELINNLYEIARKMKNGDTDWLSSDGITLANDAHNQVLNAETEVAARYSSYDLSKTTMENQNTQIQTDITNTSATDVAKLIVQLKTTQTLYNMSLQVGSNILPLSLADYLR
- a CDS encoding DUF6470 family protein, whose protein sequence is MKVLNIRSQQPQIGMQTTKGKLEMDAPQAELDIKNAKVDIKLNTTSDKLEIDQYPSRASYGVISIADSSLQESRKAQQKAQEGIAKIVQEGNQFFSKSASKVIARREKSKLFARQVEMKVQLCQVAAPSIKYTPGTIEIKPELTPVKLKVDKKEIDFNYTPAKVNIYLKQKGEVRMWVSEKYDIYA
- the fliW gene encoding flagellar assembly protein FliW yields the protein MQVNTRKFGVLEIDEKDIVTFEHGLPGFLDAHKFIMLPYEKDSPFLYLQSVEEDYLAFLMTSPFLFFDDYEFVMDEVNMNELGVKSEEDIAVYTMITASNNEADKITANLVAPIVVNIHTRQAKQIVLEKSRYQTKHRIVPADVSDKGGES
- the csrA gene encoding carbon storage regulator CsrA; the encoded protein is MLALTRKPGQDIMIGDNIVIHIVDVQGDNVRIGIEAPKEIKIFRGELYQAIVAENKSALGAVSVQNLDLTKVLPKNDKK
- a CDS encoding flagellar protein FlaG, with translation MIDTMSRLNSAGDFGANYNFDQSQNIKTAGAIAENENHNSVTSQFANSISRNLQSVELDAENEENKNKKITKEEVSQITEQLNELADKMNVNIKFKYYEKLDRLTTQIIEKKTNKVLKEFPPQEMIKVLTKIHDWIGIMLDKKI